In Phaseolus vulgaris cultivar G19833 chromosome 10, P. vulgaris v2.0, whole genome shotgun sequence, a single genomic region encodes these proteins:
- the LOC137816738 gene encoding uncharacterized protein yields the protein MGTPLRLYFAITERAVCSVLVQEQDQVQRPIYFVSKVLQGPEVRYQALEKAALAVVFSARRLRHYFHSFTVVVMTDLPIQKVLKKPDVAGRIVKWAVELSEFDIRYEPRGPIKGQVFADFVVKLSSGAASPEGSVFQWVLSVDGSSNQQGSGAGVILEGPNGVLIEQSLRFAFKASNNQVEYEALIAGMLLAREMGARRLMAKTDSLLVTGQVTGEFQAKDPQMAAYLEYVRTLKASFTAFELIHVPREQNARANLLAKLASSGKGGRQRTVIQETLKVPRAFVTDNQVLQVCKSRERIAICHRSLTQETLRAPRVRAQPMASNEVMEVDTAGRVDTWITPYQRYLADGVLPLEPAEAKRIKKSSSKFTLIDGDLFRFGFIHPVLVCVHREQCTRLMSELHEGICGSHVGGRALAGRVLRAGYYWPTLREDCVGYAQRCNNASNMQIGTRRLPKS from the coding sequence ATGGGCACCCCCCTCCGTTTGTACTTTGCTATAACGGAGAGGGCGGTCTGTTCAGttctggtccaggagcaggaccaggtcCAGagacctatttattttgtgagcaaggtgctgcaaggccctgaggTAAGGTATCAGGCTCTGGAGAAGGCAGCCCTGGCAGTAGTGTTCTCGGCGAGAAGGCTGCGTCACTACTttcacagcttcacggtggtggtaatgactgATTTGCCAATCCAGAAGGTGCTGAAAAAGCCCGACGTGGCGGGAAGGATTGTGAAGTGGGCTGTAGAATTATCCGAGTTTGACATCCGATAcgaaccccgaggaccgatcaaggggcaggtgtttgCGGACTTCGTCGTCAAATTGTCATCGGGCGCTGCATCACCAGAGGGATCGGTCTTCCAATGGGTCTTATCGGTGGACGGGTCCTCAAACCAACAGGGGAGTGGCGCGGGGGTCATTCTGGAAGGCCCGAACGGggtgctgattgagcagtccctgcgtttcgccttcaaagccagcaacaaccaagtggagtacgaggccctgatcgcCGGGATGTTGCTAGCAAGGGAGATGGGTGCGAGAAGGTTAATGGCCAAAACCGATTCCCTGTTGGTCACTGGGCAGGTAACGGGagagttccaggccaaagaccCACAGATGGCTGCGTACCTCGAGTACGTGCGCACCTTGAAGGCGTCCTTTACGGCGTTTGAGTTGATTCACGTGCCGAGagaacaaaatgccagagctaACTTGCTCGCCAAGCTAGCTAGctcgggcaaggggggaaggcagaggaccgtcatccAGGAGACGTTAAAGGTACCTCGCGCGTTCGTAACAGACAACCAGGTGTTGCAGGTGTGCAAATCAAGGGAGCGTATAGCGATCTGTCACCGGTCCCTCACTCAAGAAACGttaagagcaccgagggtgagggCGCAACCGATGGCATCCAATGAGGTGATGGAAGTTGACACCGCTGGGAGGGttgacacgtggataacaccaTACCAGCGGTATTTGGCAGATGGGGTGCTTCCGCTGGAAccggcagaggcaaaaaggataaagaagaGCTCGAGCAAATTCACTCTCATCGATGGGGATCTCTTCAGATTTGGGTTCATCCATCCGGTGTTAGTGTGTGTGCACAGAGAGCAGTGCACGAGGCTTATGTCGGAGCTCCACGAGGGAATATGTGGGAGCCACGTCGGTGGTCGCGCCTTGGCAGGTAGAGTCCTTCGTGCAGGGTATTATTGGCCAACGCTGAGGGAAGATTGCGTGGGCTACGCCCAGCGATGCAACAATGCCAGCAacatgcagattggcacaaggcgccttcCGAAGAGCTGA
- the LOC137816761 gene encoding proline-rich receptor-like protein kinase PERK14: MGASKRMMLAKAIKDVRAAKAGASSAPAADPNSPSTLPLPPPTTTEAPLGSSSPSPHSPEALQTAGSPLPIAAVPLAMASSPAPTPLDKGKRVLEIISDDEDSDGVAPFKRRKSARVPLLPEASPQGEDSFRDNPPSATSLPPTTVQEDIGEDAESAPPPPPAEVSASPAPVAATPDFIAIPPPIMHLMRGFSGGTMPEGSDRKEGMPFYLGAFLAVALEWRAQARNAVLQTQTLQALETRVAALEEEKKVLGRQNEAYQTTLKQAQEAKGEAEKQLAEAMEFQADFYTREVTLQV; this comes from the coding sequence atgggcgcttccaaaaggatgatgctggcgaaagcgatAAAGGACGTTCGTGCTGCCAAAGCGGGCGCCTCttccgcccctgctgctgacccGAACTCCCCATCAACCCTGCCTCTGCCACCACCGACCACTACCGAAGCTCCACTAGGCTCATCGTCACCGTCCCCACATAGCCCTGAGGCGCTTCAGACTGCCGGCTCTCCTCTGCCCATTGCCGCCGTTCCTCTGGCCATGGCCTCATCGCCGGccccaaccccccttgacaaagggaaacgggtcttggagatcatATCCGACGATGAAGACTCGgatggcgtggcacccttcaagaggaggaaatctgcgagggttcccctcctaccagaggcgtcgccccagggagaggattctttcagggacaaccctcccaGCGCTACTTCCCTTCCCCCCACAACCGTCCAAGAGGATATAGGCGAAGACGCCGAGTCTGCTCCACCTCCGccaccggcagaggtctctGCTTCTCCTGCCCCCGTCGCTGCCACACCTGATtttatcgccatccctcctccaattatgcatctgatgaggggcttcagtggtggaACAATGCCAGAGggctccgacaggaaggagggcatgcctttctacttaggggccttcttggcggtggcccttgaatggcgcgcccaggccagaaatgcTGTTTTGCAAACTCAAACCCttcaggccttggaaacaagggttgctgccctggaggaggaaaagaaggTTCTGGGACGCCAAAACGAAGCTTATCAAACCAccctgaagcaggcgcaagagGCCAAAGGAGAGGCTGAAAAACAACTGGCGGAAGCGATGGAGttccaggctgacttctacactcgggaagtcACTCTTCAAGTCTAA